The following is a genomic window from Labeo rohita strain BAU-BD-2019 chromosome 15, IGBB_LRoh.1.0, whole genome shotgun sequence.
TCTTCACCATCGCTGGCATCCTCCCACTCATCATCATCCTCTTCAGCAAGGCCTCCTTCATCAGTCTTCTGCACAGCAGGAGAAGGTCAGGAACAATTGAAACAGAGATTAATTAAAAGCAACCTCCAATCATACGGCTCTTCAAAAGAACTCTTAGTACCTAAGAAGTGTCTTCAAACCTCTTACCTTGTCTGACACTGGAGCCTTGGGGGTGCCATCCTTGTTTGTGTTGTCCTTTTCTTTGACCTTCTCTTCATCCTTCTCCTTTTCTTGCTCCTCCTTTCTTCCCTTCTcttcttcattttctccttccCACCGGTTATCATGCATGCTTTAGGAAGGAAGTATGTTAAAGTTATTAATAATTCCAGAATgcaaattcctgataatttactcaccctcaggtcatccaagatgttcatgcctttccttgttcagttgaaaagaaatgaaggtttttgaggaaaacattccaggattaacagctgggatcgtgtagagccctttgaagttgcactgAAATTGCAgtctggaccttcaacccgttggttcccattgaagtccactatatggataaaaatcctggaatgttttcctcaaaaaccttacttTCTTtctgactaaagaaagaaagacatgaatatcttggatgacatgggggtgactaaactatcagaatttttttattctggaattgAATTAATCCTTTAATACCAGGTGGAAATTGTAATGTGTCTTGTCTGACTACTTGTGATCAGATCACAGAAAAACCATCTTACTATCAGGTGGAAATTGGGCAGTTTAGACAACAAAACTAAAGCCTATTGGCTACTAGAGAAAGGGACAAGCTCTTGTCCAAAAAGTTCTCACTTGCTGTCCTGCATTAAGCAGTTTGGTTCCCAAGTGTGGACTGTAAAATTTCAATACTGATATGTCCCATAATGTCTGTTTTATTAGGACATCAATAGAGGAAATAAGCAATTTCAGAAGATTGCTAGGACACTGATGTGCAGTTCTGCTCCTGTGGGACCAATGTtttgtagagtttagctccaacttgttTGAAACACACTTAAAATTTCTTGCAATCCATGAAGactttgattagctggttcagatgATTCCTCAGGAGCAGGACTCTACTCCCCTGTTCTAGGAGCAATGCTGGTGTGGCCCTATTGCCTACCTGTAACTTTTGCCTTGACCGCGACCCCTCCCACGACCACGGCCTCCCTGTCTGGGTTTGCCCTGTCCCAAGAAGTCCCCGAAGGTTGGTGCCTTGGGAGGCCTCTTGCTATCTTCTGCATAAGAGACATTAGAGCAATATTAATCCTTGAAGGGTGAGTGGGGCTGAGCAAGACCTTGGAAAACAATTCTGCATTTGAAATCTGTGGTGGAGAGAGATGACCCTGGGCTCACAGTAACAGATGGCCCCCTGTCATTCTGATGGATTGCCCCTCTATGCATCACTCTTCAGGATGAGAGGAGGGGAACGGATGAgcaaaacatgcaaatgtgcCCTTGATTTGACAGCATCGTGATGAGACTTGACTTGAACGTTGTGAGGTATATACTGGGTTTGTGAAGCACTCAAAGCCAAGACATTAGCAAATGAGCAGGTGTCAAAGCAGCAAGACTTTGTTCGATGCAAGACAGGCACTTAGCTTAgagaaaaatgtaatgtaaaaactACAATGTTAAGGAAAGACTGATGTTAGTTAGAGGATTGTGCCTTAGCAGGGAAATGTTGTTTGAGTATAAGCCAATTGGAAATATGCTACAATCCTGAACATAACAGAACATTTTTCTTACAGTGCAGAtctaaaaataacaacacaTTGCTTTTGCTGGATTGAACTGAGAAGTACCCAAATGAAAGTACtgaagtgaaaaaaataattaatatattttattttaggtgcTGTGCTGATGTCCTCATTTAAAACATCCCAGAGGAAGCAGGGCCTCATTTTTATGGCAAATGCTGAAAACTTAAGACCAATTCTGTaacaaaactatatatacagttctgttcaaaagtttgggatcagtaagatttcttatgctcatcaaggctgcatttcgtggttttgataaaaaaaaccccgaaaaaaatacagaaaaaaaatttaattttatgaaatattattgtaatttaaaataaatgttttctattttaatatactttaaaatataatttattcctgaacTTCATGAATGTCACATGactcttcagaaattattctaatttgcAAATTTATGATCAATGGTGGAAACAGTGgtgttgattaatattttttgggacctgggctgcttttttttttttttcaagattctttgataaatgaaaagttaaaaagaacagtgtttattcagaatatcattaattgcatacaaaaaagtttgagtttgcctaatatatatatatatatatatatatatatatatatatatatatatatatatatatatatatatatatatatatatatatatatatatatatatgtgtatgtgtgtgtgtgtgtgtgtgtgtgtatattaattattaagtaataacatatataatattatttagtaatttatttatttatataagaaattgatacttttattttatttatgaaaaaataaatcaaaaaaaaaaaagaaaagaaagaaagaaagaatcacaggttccaaaaaaatattaagcagcacaacagtttcaacactgataataaatcagcatattagaatgatttctgaaggatcatgtgacactgaagactggagtaatggctgctaaaaattcagcgttgtgtcacagaaatattttaaagtacatatattatgcaataatatttcacaatattgatgtttttctgtatttttgatcaaataaatacagttttaatgaGCATATATGActctattctaattctaaaCCTACTCTGAGTTTGTTCAGCTAGCTTCATGCAAAAGGCCACAGGagcattttttctttgtttacagTTCTTCCTAGtgttgtatttatgtttttaaggaGGAAAAGGTCAATTAAGTCAAGAATGCAAGGAGTTTCCGGGTGCATGTTTTCTGCTCAGCAAAATGCAAGTTTGAAAAAATGACTGGGCAACTGGCAAAAagcaatgataaaaaaaaaaataaaaaatcttatctCAGCTATCCAGCGAACTGCATTTTAGACAATAGATAATCCAATCAGATACACACACTCCCACTCTAACTTATGGAGGAGTGGAAAGCAATTAGAAACTATCAGCGCAGGAACAGCTGTTGGCTTGCACTCAGACTAGGGCCAATGTGAAGCAGGATAAAGAGACACTcgccacaaacacacacacatagtccCATGCCTTAAGCTGACCTGAAGGTCCACTGCGTTGCTGTACATGGGCATTGCGCCCCCTAGCTGCTGAGAAACCACAGCACAGTACATCACCAAAAGAGCCACAAAGACAAGTTTCACAAAGCAGAAATGTAATCAATGTGTAAAACGTAACTACTCTAAATTTCTGTTTGAGTATTATAGTCTATTGACTGGCTATATGAAGTAACAGAGACTCTAAAAATGTGGGGTGAAATTCATGGTTTGTGTAGAACAGGTGTCGTCAGTGATGGGTGTGGAGTTATTTGTGTGTAATTTACCTCTCCTGTTGCTTGGTTCTTGTGTGCCCTCTCCAGCCACAGCTGGATCCTCCTTGAACCTGTGAAAACGCCACAGGGTCACTAGTCATCTCATTCTCACCCTGTCAGCATGAATTACTCCTATGCACTGAGTACTTATCTGTCTCTCTTTTTAACACcagacagaaatacattttttagagCTAAAATTAAAGGGCAGGGGCGTTTCCTCCGAGgtggcaagggaggcagtgtctcctcaaaatattggataaaaaaaaaaaaaatcatattacacaaataaaagaatGCCAATCTTacaaattttaacattaaaaagtgcataaatttttctaaataaacacTGTCCAAtagtgacaccagcaggtaaagttacagacTCCCTAAAGTGAGCCATTAGTTTGGTGGGGGgttattgagaatgaatgggggaaagtcatatgagaggaggcaatgcctccatcacaatatgactggttatgttctgctgtgattggttcatgcgataaatcccgcctcttgtgtttgtgcgcgTTCTGCTCTGTTTGCGAATCATTGCACACCactgttaaagggataattaaactgctgaacacaaaaggagaaatattaaaaaaaataaaaaatactggtCGCTCTTTGCCATGAActgtctactttttttttttcttttaaatgaactAGTCCTTTAAGAATTACCTAGCTATCTGGCATAATCATACCTACAATAGTGAGCATTGATACTCACATTGTATCTGTTTTTTGGGCATCCCACTCTCGTCTCCACTGGCCAGTGGCATTACGGTGACGTGCTAGTCGTTCTTCATCAATCTGCTCTCGCTCCTTTTTCCACCGGAGGTACTCGGCTCTTTCTCGACCTGTCATGGACAGAGTCATATCCACTGAGCCTTTACCTCCTGGCCTACGGTTCTGTTATGAGATTAAAAGAGAGAAAGATACTTATAAAGTATGAATAATATTGTGGTCTCTACTATTATGCTACTATTAAAAGGTGTGGGGTTGGCAAGTGGTAAGttggtaaaatattattacaatttaaaatatctgcattttaatataatttaaaatgtaatttattcaaagctgaattttcatcagccattacttcagtcttcagtgcctcatgatccttcagaaataattttaatgtgctgatttTGTGCATAAGCACATTTCTTACCATTATCAATACAGAAACTTAAACACAATtttcacaattatttaaaaaaaattaaaaaaaaaagtaaaatatcaggaatgatttgaaatataattttttgtaacattataaatgtctttcatgACACATTTGGTCCATTTAGTAGAGTACTTTTCTATTCATttaaaccaggggtgcccaaactcagtcctggagggctggtgtcctgcagagtttagatccaacttacctcaacacacctgccagaatgagcttgattagctggttcaggtgtgtctgattggggttggagctaaactctgcaggaaaccggccctccaggaccgagtttgtgcacccctggtttaaacaaaaccaaacaaaccaaTTTCGCTTCATACCGTCCATTCTTTATCAGCCTCTGTACTAGTCTTCACATTATCAAAGTCAATTCCACCCCAATTGCGCACGTGTCGTCGACTTCCCTCCTTGCGGTCAGCTTCTGGTATCGGCCCAGTACGCCGTGGGTCATCAAGGAAGTTCCTGATGGGGTTCTTCTCTCCATCAGCCTGCAAAAATAAACGTTGttaagtgtgtatgtgtatcaCATTGACACTGGATTCATACATTAAGAAGAGAAAGTTGGGTTGACCAAAACATACCCTTTGACCTCTCTCATATTCAGCAATCTTTTCCATCTCTTCATTCATCTTCTCTATGTTCTGTCTCCTTTTTTCCTCCCACTCCTGAGAAATTGGACATCAACAAGATTATGATGCTAGTGTCTAAAACTAAATATGTCATTCCTTACAGCAATGTTTTGTCTCACAACCATATAATgtgttaccctggaccacaaaacccatcatagtcagtaaaaaaaaaaaaaaaaaaaagcttttcattgatgtatggtttgttacgaTGGGAccatatttggccgagatacaactattagaaattctggaatctgagggtgctatataaaaaaaacaaaacaaaaaaaataaatcaaaatattgggaaaatcacctttaaagatttccaaatgaagttcttagcaatgcatattactaatcataaattaagttttgatatatttacagtaggaaatttacaaaatatcttcatagaccatgatctttaattaatatcctattgatttttggcgtaaaagaaaaatcaataattttgacccacacaatgtattgttgcctattgctacaagtatacccatgctacttacgatGGTAAGTTACAAATGACTTTATAAGTAAATCAGTGTACCACAACAATGTTTTACAATATCTTAATTACAAAAGGTTTAGAAAAGGTTACTGTGACCATTAATAGTGACCTTGGATTTTCTGTCCAATCCTGATCCTCCTTGTGTTACTCCGCCTCCGCCTCCGCCTCCGCCTCCGCCTCCGCCTCCGCCTCCGCCTCCGCCTCCGCCTCCGCCTCCGCCTCCGCCTCTTCCGCCTCTCCGCCCTCCTCTAGAGGGGCGTTCAGTACGAGCTGGACCCTCTCCACCTTCACCATCCTGAGGTTGCCTTTCTGACCATGGTTCAGCTTTGTTTGAACGAGGCTCTCTTCTTCCTCCACGGTGGCCACCTCTGTTCAGCCGGCCCGATCCAGTTCTGTGAGGGGGACTCTCACCATGAGGACGACCAGACTCCTCTTCCTCTGGGGCCTGGTCACCACGATGACCAGGTGGTTTCCTGTCATTCACTACACGCTTCTCCTAGAAAAGCAGTAAATTGTAGAGGTTTTCAGTCTATGCGTAAAAAGCTCATCATGACATTTCTATTCAGTTAAGTTCATAAAACcaatgtcatttttgtgttatttatatatcaaatttttaaattactatttattttatatcttcagtttagttttaagaaatgtagaatttttttaataagtttttgtcattattcatatttaactcaaaattatttttagttttagttgtaattttagtacttaaaactattttaattcaatttaagaCAACTTAATAGTTTTAAACACTGCATTAGAGATGCTACTATGCACAATATCTGGGAATCACATTCATTACAGGGCACAATTTGCATGTCCATCTGTCTAGTTCACCAAATATATTTGAAGAAAATTCTCTCTCTTTGCAGTTACTGAAAGGCATGACCTTCACAGACCTCGATAGGAGGGTCTATCACAGCTGTGCAGGCCATCTGCGATCCACTGAAACTCTACAGGTATTGATTAAAATGCTCTACAGCTTGTCTCAGCCTTCCCCAGGTGGGAAATTAAAATCCTCAGAGCTGTGAGGAATGGGAGTGCTAATTAACTTCTACATACTCTTGTTCTCTATTTGAGCTGATGGAAATCATTAGCAGTCTGgagttatttaaaatgaaacttgAGTTCAGAAACAGAGTATATACTTATTAATACTAAATACTTAAGCttccatttaatattttattttttaaagagccttgctgtctatggagggtcagaaagctctcagatttcatcaaaaacatcttaatttatgttccgaAGACTAActaaggttttacaggtttggaacgacacaagggtgaggaattaatgacagaattttcattttttcagtgCCACCTTTGAATTTTAAACAGggattttgttgatactgatttcatttgtgtgataaaaaaaaaaaaaaaacactcttatAAAAGTAACAATGCCCCCGGAAACCAATTTAACCAGTACTTCTAATGGGTTTCTGTGAGATGAGGCAAACTGCACAAGAAAGATCAAACCTGATACTGAAGAAATTCAATTTTTGCAGAACCATTTAAGATAATGCCGTACAATTGTTTATTACAGTAAGTGGTCATTCTATGAAAATCTTCTGCCATTTGTCTTTACCGCAGCTGGTTTGGACAAGTCAACTGTCACTGTGAAGTTCTCCTTTTCCGTCTTTCTCCGTTCAGTCTCAGGCTCGTGAGGTCGAGATTTGCGAGTTGTTGTCACAGCGATGCCCTCCTGTTCAGCCTTTTTCTTATCTTCCTGTATTTCCTGGTGACACAAGAGAAGACAACACactgaatgaattaataaaatctgaCCAAGAGATAAAAGCCTTGAATCTGAGCATCTTCATGACAGAATCCATGTACAATCAACAATACTTAAAgtctatataaataattataagcAATACACCAAATAAACTGACAGAGGGGCAGCAGTGTATCAAATTTCAGCACTCAAATTCACCTGATATCTCTTGACCAAAGCCTCATTCTTTTTCCGCAGAGCTTCGATTCTTTTGTCCAGCTCTGCGTCTTTCTCCTCCTTTGTCTTTAGATCCACCACAGCCGACTGATCatgagagaaaaacagagacggggaaaaaacattgttaaaaactaCATGTTCAATAAATTTCAGATCTGACCTCTTGGTCTGGAACAGTTTGTCTAGGAATAAGTGAAAATGACAACGTAAGCATATGACTGATTatagtttttaacattaaattaacacCATTCCCCATTCAAGGTAtctgaaatgtgaccctggaccacaaaaccagtcttaagtcgctggggtttatttgtagcaatagccaaaaatacactgtatgggtcaaaattattgatttttcttttatggcaaaaatcattagaaaagcaagtaaagatgatgttccatgaagatattttgtaaattcctactgtaaatgtatgaaaacttaatttttgattagtcatatacattgttaagaacattatttgaagaactttaaaggcaattttctcaatattttgattttttgcaccctcagattcctgatttttaaatagttgtatctcaaatattgtcctatcataacaaactatacatcaatgaaaaacttatttatccacctttcatatgatgtataaatctcaattttgaccctgataaaatgacccttatgactggttttgtgatccagggttacaaatgtacaaaactTGTGTATAACAAGTTTTCATCTTGACATGAATCATTATGTTGATAGAAGAGCCTCACCATGGCTGGAAGCCTGTCCTAAAGCAAAAGGTGGAGAGCTGAAGAAATCCCTGAACCTAAACGAGAGGAGACAAGAATGCAACAATAGCAAAAACGTTTTGTTTTCCTCAGTTTAACTGAATGCGTAATAACACGACCATAATTATTCAAATCACACAATAGGAGAGACTGGCATAATTATAAACCCTCTTATGAACACGGACTATGTAAAGCCCTGTATAAGCGTATTAGTGAGAAGTTGAACACAACACTATGAACAAGGTAGCCGAACGTTTAAATACATTGCCAGAGTGTGTTTACAATACATTATGTGTCTGAAACGAGTGTGAGGACTCTCACAATGTATCAATATCGTCAGAGAAGCCGCCGAGAGTGTATCCATGTTCAAGTCAAGAGGCGAGCTCACGTAGCTTTTTGATTTGTTAAGTGAAACCAAAACGGCggttaaaaagaaatataggTATTCTTCCGCATGTATAACTGAGTGTAACAAAGATTTAAAACTTCACACTGTTTTACCTCTGGCAACTGCAGCGCCCCTGAATGTGGCTTGTAAGGTGCAGTTGATCAACGGAGACCGACTATCACTCTATCTACTTCCGTTGACAACGGCTTCCACTTCCAGAACGGCTGTGAGCATCAAATTAGGCggaatttcaaaataaaagtcatgaAGTTTgggttttgatcaattttatttGCCACACAGCtttggaagttaaaaaaaaaggcattaaagaacaacacaaaacaaatgaaagctataattgattaataattaCTCTAACACTAAAATCATACGTATGTTTTCGACTTAAAGCACCATCTGCTGGACACTGCTTGAGATGTAAGAATCCCTAATGTAGATTATTCACTTCCACTGGATAGGCAGATCACAGTAAGCTCTTAtgtcttttttgattttcaagatTCACTACTATAGGATACTGCCTTTGAGATAAATAAGCACAAGAGCACAGACTCCctaaaaatatgcaaaacattTGTACAAACgtacaattatataaattatgtaaatgtgtATAAACCTATAGAATTCTTGGGAAGATTCATATGCATAAAGTTAAAGTAATATCTGTTACACCAATACTTATGTTTTTCTGTAAcgatcttaaaatattttatctctGAATGCAATTACTAGAAATAAGAAGTCTGTAAAAACATCTCTTATACTGGAAGAAATAATTtgcaatatgtaatatttttttcatgtattatGTAGTAAGATCTGTTCTGTGTATCTCCCAATGTTTGACATGTATGCATAGTATGTTTTTCATagtataaattatgtaaatttcTAGTAGCCTAGTCGTGTATAAACCTATAGAATTCTTGGGAAGATTCATATGCATAAAGTTAAAGTAATATCTGTTACACCCATATTTAGGTTTTTCTGTAAggatcttaaaatattttatgactcTCTGAATGCAATTACTAGAAATAAGAAGTCTGTAAAAACATCTCTTATGCTGGAAGAAATAATTtgcaatatgtaatatttttttcatgtattatGTAGTACGATCT
Proteins encoded in this region:
- the ccdc9 gene encoding coiled-coil domain-containing protein 9 isoform X1, with product MSAVVDLKTKEEKDAELDKRIEALRKKNEALVKRYQEIQEDKKKAEQEGIAVTTTRKSRPHEPETERRKTEKENFTVTVDLSKPAAEKRVVNDRKPPGHRGDQAPEEEESGRPHGESPPHRTGSGRLNRGGHRGGRREPRSNKAEPWSERQPQDGEGGEGPARTERPSRGGRRGGRGGGGGGGGGGGGGGGGGGGGGGGGGGVTQGGSGLDRKSKEWEEKRRQNIEKMNEEMEKIAEYERGQRADGEKNPIRNFLDDPRRTGPIPEADRKEGSRRHVRNWGGIDFDNVKTSTEADKEWTNRRPGGKGSVDMTLSMTGRERAEYLRWKKEREQIDEERLARHRNATGQWRREWDAQKTDTMFKEDPAVAGEGTQEPSNRRAARGRNAHVQQRSGPSEDSKRPPKAPTFGDFLGQGKPRQGGRGRGRGRGQGKSYSMHDNRWEGENEEEKGRKEEQEKEKDEEKVKEKDNTNKDGTPKAPVSDKKTDEGGLAEEDDDEWEDASDGEEEIVEEDEKADRKEDSKDAKPTEKTPTSPAPSTPSPKEQRTPRPKVHIPSPQETLSTPEGPKPLSPFSPLDGHQPVTDWGEEMEMLSPKSSLGESPLRPSSNESSPAQPKSNPAEHNTTTTPSQPEELESKENTSTVVESASCETPKEPVPAESADTTTSSSHDTADPVVPPIPDSANQSKDSDAPTIEPDQSPPEMKVGEETAEDSSDQPSSG
- the ccdc9 gene encoding coiled-coil domain-containing protein 9 isoform X2 — translated: MSAVVDLKTKEEKDAELDKRIEALRKKNEALVKRYQEIQEDKKKAEQEGIAVTTTRKSRPHEPETERRKTEKENFTVTVDLSKPAAEKRVVNDRKPPGHRGDQAPEEEESGRPHGESPPHRTGSGRLNRGGHRGGRREPRSNKAEPWSERQPQDGEGGEGPARTERPSRGGRRGGRGGGGGGGGGGGGGGGGGGGGGGGGGGVTQGGSGLDRKSKEWEEKRRQNIEKMNEEMEKIAEYERGQRADGEKNPIRNFLDDPRRTGPIPEADRKEGSRRHVRNWGGIDFDNVKTSTEADKEWTNRRPGGKGSVDMTLSMTGRERAEYLRWKKEREQIDEERLARHRNATGQWRREWDAQKTDTMFKEDPAVAGEGTQEPSNRREDSKRPPKAPTFGDFLGQGKPRQGGRGRGRGRGQGKSYSMHDNRWEGENEEEKGRKEEQEKEKDEEKVKEKDNTNKDGTPKAPVSDKKTDEGGLAEEDDDEWEDASDGEEEIVEEDEKADRKEDSKDAKPTEKTPTSPAPSTPSPKEQRTPRPKVHIPSPQETLSTPEGPKPLSPFSPLDGHQPVTDWGEEMEMLSPKSSLGESPLRPSSNESSPAQPKSNPAEHNTTTTPSQPEELESKENTSTVVESASCETPKEPVPAESADTTTSSSHDTADPVVPPIPDSANQSKDSDAPTIEPDQSPPEMKVGEETAEDSSDQPSSG